One window from the genome of Enterobacter pseudoroggenkampii encodes:
- the fdhD gene encoding formate dehydrogenase accessory sulfurtransferase FdhD → MHKIISDNNDNSHAFRNVSLWKRENLSFVQQDVLAEEVPVALVYNGISHVVMMATPKDLEYFALGFSLSEGIIEQPNEIYGVEIEPVCNGIEVRVELASRCFMALKERRRSLAGRTGCGICGVEQLGDIGKPLIPLPFTQKISLSHLDLALGTLSLYQPVGSLTGCTHAAAWMSTSGILDGGYEDVGRHVALDKLLGSRSMKNGEWQNGAALVSSRASYEMVQKAAACGVEILFAVSAATSLAVEVAERCNLTLVGFCRPGKATIYTHPQRLTL, encoded by the coding sequence ATGCATAAGATAATTTCTGATAACAATGATAACTCGCATGCCTTTCGCAATGTGTCACTCTGGAAGCGAGAAAACCTTTCTTTTGTCCAACAAGATGTTCTGGCAGAAGAGGTACCGGTTGCATTGGTTTATAACGGAATCTCGCATGTCGTAATGATGGCTACACCCAAAGACCTGGAATATTTTGCGCTTGGTTTCTCTTTATCTGAAGGCATCATTGAACAACCGAATGAAATTTATGGTGTAGAGATTGAGCCTGTTTGTAATGGTATTGAAGTCCGGGTAGAGTTGGCCAGCAGATGTTTTATGGCGTTGAAGGAACGTCGACGTTCTCTGGCGGGCAGGACCGGGTGTGGAATATGTGGTGTTGAACAACTCGGCGATATCGGAAAACCACTCATTCCCTTACCTTTTACACAAAAAATAAGTCTCTCTCATCTGGATTTAGCTCTGGGAACATTATCGTTATATCAACCGGTTGGATCTTTAACTGGTTGTACTCATGCTGCTGCGTGGATGTCGACATCGGGAATTCTTGATGGTGGGTATGAAGATGTAGGAAGACATGTGGCACTCGATAAACTACTCGGCAGTCGATCAATGAAGAATGGGGAGTGGCAAAATGGCGCGGCACTGGTTTCCAGTCGGGCTAGCTATGAAATGGTACAGAAAGCTGCTGCATGTGGGGTAGAAATACTTTTCGCTGTCTCTGCAGCAACCTCTCTTGCGGTCGAAGTGGCTGAACGTTGTAACCTTACGCTTGTCGGATTTTGCCGTCCAGGTAAGGCAACCATCTACACGCATCCACAACGACTGACATTATAA